The stretch of DNA TTCTCGAAAAGTTATTTTTcttcataataaaaaataataggctattccttttttccttttccaatcccgtagatcaaggaaaatgaatTCGAGATTTCCAGACTTCCAGTTACTATTAAAGGGTAAATTCAACCACAGGTCACCCAATTATAGCCACTTTTCTCTTTTGGTCTTGCAActgtcattttttttaatttgatacgttttctttttcaatctatgcatcattttaatttggtcactcaactaattgagaatttttttttttgcttattttcgTTAACTGCTATTAATATGTGATAGGAGGGTGATGTGACAGTTAAAAatcattataataataaatttaactttaaacttttattataattttaaaaaattattaatcctcaaaatttaattatagctaaatcgatataatatataaaagtttaaagttaaatttattattatactgctTTTTAATTATCACATCACTCTCATGTCACAGATTTAACTACACTtgatagaaatagataaaaagaTGGATTAATTGagtgactaaatttaaaaaattgatggttgagtgattaaaaaaataattaggtgaccatggatgaaaaaaaaattacaagaatttaGAAAAGGGGAaaagttgaaaaagaaagaaaagtcgaACAAGGAAAATGTTAAAAAGCCATTTTGTTGTAGTCAAAACTCAAATGGTTCGCAAAACTATCTATTGGGAAGTAATTTAACGTCATTTGATTTCCCGGCAgaataagaaaaggaaaattttgcgggaaagggaaagaaaaagaatggtGTTTGCAGAGTTGAGAGAAGCCATTGAGAAAATGAAGGTGGTGGATTCTCATGCGCACAGTATTGTTCCTTTAGATTCCTCTTTTGCTTTCATCAATTCACTGTCTGAAGCAACTGGCGACGCCTTATCCTTGGCTCCTTACTCCCTTTCTTTCAAGGCAATGGCAGCCactctcctcctcctcctcctcttattcttcttattttttaatcttaTAAATCAATCagtttattttcatttccaaTGGTGACTTAATGTCTTTTGATTCTTTGACTTAATACTATAAAACAGTGGTggaaacttttttctttttcttttggtgtTAAGTATTGCTGTTTGTGTGAAATTGTTTTCGATAGTTTGAAGCGACGTTCAAATTCAATTTTCCTTTTACTATTTGTCTATTTCTTTAATGCTTTGTTTCTAATTTTGTTCCATAGATTTATGAATCTTACGTTTTAAGCTTGTTTGGTTCTCAGTTTAATAATAGATCTGGAATAGTTTGACTTTGCTTTGACATTTCTTGGATCGTTAAATCTGCTGGTTGAAAgttgaaaatgaataaatgaatatctGTTCAAACAAAGCCTTGATTCAAAATGTAAAAGTGCAGCTTTTTGAATAACAAAAGTGTTTGGTTTTACGTATCATAGACCAACTGTGCTATAATTGTAAATAAAGTCAATCGTTATTGCCTGATAACTTTGAAAAAGTAGGGCTCTAACCTTTTGTTCTGAGACAGTTTGGTTTTGACAGAGGAATTTGAGGGAGATTGCAGAATTCTATGGCACGGAGTCATCATTGGATGCTGTAGAACAATATCGCAGATTGTCTGGATTGCAATCCATTAGCTCAAAGTGCTTTAAAGCTGCAGGAATCTCTACTATTCTTATTGATGATGGACTGAAGCTTGACAAGAAACATGACATTCAGTGGCATAAGAATTTTGTTCCATTTGTTGGTAGGATACTCAGAATTGAATCCCTGGCTGAGGAGATCCTTAATGGGGTAGGATCCCTTCTTAaccttctttttaaatttatattaaattctaGTAAATATTATCATTGATGGCAAgttcatttttcacatttttttatatcTTTGGTGTTGTTACAACTTACATATGTTTACAGGAGATGCCAGATGGATCTACCTGGACATTGGATGCATTCACCGAAACATTTTTGAAAAGCTTGAGGTCATATCCTTTCAGATAGTTATAGATGTTTGTAATAGTCATTTTCCATTACTCACACATATGTGGCTTGTAGAACCTATATTTACCATCACGGCTTTACCACTTTTTGTTCATCCTGTGACCTGCTCATTCTAACTGAAAGACATCTACTTCCATGGTTCTTTCTATTGATTTGAAATTAACACATCATCTGCAACATCTAATTGAAGATTTAGGGACAGTTCATGTAACTTCGGTTGACCACCAGTGAAAGATTATTGAGGTTAGCCTCCCTAACTGGTAAGGATGAATAGATAAGAAGAGCTTGCTGTCCTAGCTGGATTTCTTAACTCACTGTTACAGTTGCAAATGAGATTGTTGGGTTGAAGAGCATAGCTGCATACCGCAGTGGTTTGGAAATCAATCCACATGTCACCAGAGAGGATGCTGAGATTGGTCTTTCTGAAGTTTTACAACGTAAGTATACTATAGCCTCTGAATTGGACTTTTTGCATTTATCAGTGGATATAACAATTTCCCATTTCAGGTGGGAAACCTGTACGAATTACAAATAAAAGCTTAATTGACCATATATTCATTCATGGTTTGGAGGTAGCTCTACAGTTTGATTTGCCGTTGCAGATACACACAGGGTAAGATAAGCTTTTACATTGTTAAATGTTCCCCAACTAAACCCTTGTCGATTGCTAGGAAATTGAGGAAATGAACTTGAGTTGGATTGGATAGCAATCTGAAAGGGGCCCTGCCagatgaaattaaagtttatatcaaaTTAGCGGTTGGTCTCTATGTTGAAATTAGCAAGGTCCAATAGGCAGCTCATCTATTCCAAGTTATTCTCCTTATAAGTGAGCTATCAGGTTGCACGCATGCAACCCAAATGCACTTTTAGCATCTTTTTCCTTATTTCTCGTGTTTCATTTCTCCCACAACTAGCTTTGGAGACAAAGATTTGGATTTACGGCTAGCCAATCCTCTTCATCTTCGAACCCTTTTGGAGGATAAAAGATTTTCCGGGTGTCGCATTGTTCTTTTGCATGCATCCTACCCGTTTTCAAAGGAAGCTTCATATCTAGCCTCTATCTATCCCCAGGTGAAAATTCTACTCTCTAGTGGATCACCTCATTCTTTAAACTTATTCAATCTTCCATGTTCCTTTGTATATAATGAGTCGTACTTTCAGGTTTACCTTGACTTTGGGTTGGCAATTCCCAAGCTCAGTTTTCATGGGATGATATCCTCAGTCAAAGAACTTTTGGAGTTAGCTCCCATAAAGAAGGTGAGAATAGTCGCCCAAAGGAAATATTGAGAATCCGTACTCAGTGTACAGAAGTTCTTAAGAAAATGAACATTTGTTTTTTTAGATAATCACACAACTTAGTAAAGAGCTCTATACTAGTTCATCCAGTGAGGAATCTGTCAATAGACACGGTTGGTTCTTTTTATATGTGCTCTAAGTTTGTTTTATTACTGATTGATCTTAAACGCAAAAATTGCAGGTCATGTTCAGCACTGATGCAGTTGCAACTCCTGAAACATACTACTTAGGTCAGTCGAAGTTTCCATCCGCACATATCATAGAATGGCTGGAGAATGATGCTTCTGATTGTATTCATTCTATTTTTAAGAATCTCATGTCCAAACCTGATCACTCTTAGATTATTATTGTCTGTCTGTACTGCTGGCGATTAAAAATTTGCATTGCACCAGGAACAGTTCTAAGTGCtagaaattttcaatttttcatatTCTCGATATTCATTAAAAATTCTGATTAGAAAACACTGAATTACCATCTAAAATAGCCCTTTAATATCTTTAAAGAAATAGTTACTCCCTTATAGAAACTGTTTTTTCTAAGTTTATATATTCATGTACACGTAGAGGTTTTGCTGTGTGAATCTGTCTTGGGATTGGAAGGTGCaacataaattttatttctttgaggAACGAGTTCGTTTCTGTGCAGGTGCATGTATTTGGCATGGTCCTCACCCTTCACTTTATTGACAAAaataggactaatttgttaaagcATTGGAAAAGTCTAGAAGCCTTCAATTGTTTGAGGGTTTATTTGATAAAACAACTTCTGAAGTAAATTATTAGATTTCCTTGTCTTACACAAAATAGAATCCACGTGATGACGAGGCCTAAACCTACTCCTTTGTTTCAGGTGCCAAAAGAGCGCGTGAAGTTGTCTTTTCTGTTCTACGTGATTCATGCATTGATCACGATCTCTTGATCACTGAAGCTATTGAAGCATCCAAGGACATCTTTGCCCGGACTGCTATACAATTATACAAGATTAATATAGGCGAGGAACTAGTAGGTTTAAAGGCTAGTGACTCTCCTAGCTACGTGATAGGGACAAATGTTCCAGAACATAGTGTTTCCCTTGTTCGTATTTTATGGGCAGATGCTTCCGGACAGCATAGATGCCGAGTAAGGTTTCTTTTTCTTCGTATAGATCAGTTATTCATTCTTTGATTAAGTTCATCATCACAACTCTCAGGAAGAAATATAAGTTATTCCTTTGCCACTATCTGAAAAACGAGGAAACTCAAAAACTTTACTAAAGGGAATTACCAACTTTGATGAGCAAACCTATAACttctaaaaatcaaattaatttcctTTTCCCTCTATTCTTCGGATGCTACCTTAGGGATCATATGCTGGCTGGTTTATGCATCATTCACCTAATAGTGCAAAAACATTAATCTGTTTTGAATTTCTATATCCTGTTAGTTCCTATTGCAAGTTTTATGTTGTAGTTATTCTGCCAGCAATTGGACTTTATTACTCCAAAATAGAAGCCAATGGTTTGGTTGATCCTAATAACAATATGATGCCTTAATGGCACATTGGAGGAAAGATTGAGATCGTTTTCATGCTATATAATTGTGCCTTAGgctatattttctttcttttatcagGTTCTATAATTATATGGTATGTACTGAATAGTACTATTGTAGATGTCATTTGTTCAAGGAGTGTTCTTGACCATTTGTGACTGTAAGGGTAATCTGCAATTTAGCTGTTTCTTCTTAATTTATTTGACATTTCAGGTTGTCCCCAAGAAACGCTTTAACGATGTTGTGAGGAAAAATGGTGTCGGTTTGACTTTTGCATGTATGGCAATGAGTTCCGCTGTTGATGGTCCAGCTGATGAGACTAATCTAACTGGGACTGGTGAGATTAGACTGATGCCTGACCTATCGACTTGGAGGGAAATCCCATGGTACTGTATCTTTGAGGAATAATATCTGGTTTACCGCAATGGGAAATATTTCTATCTTCCCCTTCAATACCTTCACAATTTT from Gossypium hirsutum isolate 1008001.06 chromosome D04, Gossypium_hirsutum_v2.1, whole genome shotgun sequence encodes:
- the LOC107899497 gene encoding protein fluG, whose amino-acid sequence is MVFAELREAIEKMKVVDSHAHSIVPLDSSFAFINSLSEATGDALSLAPYSLSFKRNLREIAEFYGTESSLDAVEQYRRLSGLQSISSKCFKAAGISTILIDDGLKLDKKHDIQWHKNFVPFVGRILRIESLAEEILNGEMPDGSTWTLDAFTETFLKSLRSVANEIVGLKSIAAYRSGLEINPHVTREDAEIGLSEVLQRGKPVRITNKSLIDHIFIHGLEVALQFDLPLQIHTGFGDKDLDLRLANPLHLRTLLEDKRFSGCRIVLLHASYPFSKEASYLASIYPQVYLDFGLAIPKLSFHGMISSVKELLELAPIKKVMFSTDAVATPETYYLGAKRAREVVFSVLRDSCIDHDLLITEAIEASKDIFARTAIQLYKINIGEELVGLKASDSPSYVIGTNVPEHSVSLVRILWADASGQHRCRVVPKKRFNDVVRKNGVGLTFACMAMSSAVDGPADETNLTGTGEIRLMPDLSTWREIPWKKQEEMVLADMHLKPGDAWEYCPREALRRVSKVLKDEFNLVMNAGFENEFYLLKKLEREGKEEWVPIDSKPYCSSSGFDAISTLFQEIVAALNSLNVAVEQMHAEAGNGQYEMALGYTACTYAADNLIFTREVVRAIANKHGLLATFVPKYALDDIGSGSHVHLSLWQNGQNVFQASDASSQHGMSKVGEEFMAGVLDHLPSILAFTAPLPNSYDRIQPNTWSGAYQCWGKENREAPLRTACPPGIPNGFVSNFEIKSFDGCANPHLGLAAIIAAGIDGLRRHLHLPQPIDANPATLEGKLSRLPKSLSESLEALQKDNVLKELIGEKLVVAITGVRKAEIEYYSKNKEAYKQLIHRY